The segment CATCCATTGTCTTCTATTTTGATAGCTGCAAAATCATTTTCTTTATAGAGCTCTACTTTTATTGCACCCTCTTCTTGAGTGTATTTGATAGCGTTGTGAAGTATGTTGATTATAGATTGCTGTATTTTATCAGAATCTAACCTGAGCTGCAATTTATCTTTTTCTATAAATGTTATGCTCATTCTCTTTTCTTCAGCTAATGGACGTAATCTTTTTATTATTCTTCCAACTAAAAAATTTACATAAGTCGGTTTAAGGTTTACATCTAATTTTTTCTTATCTAAATCCACTAATAGCAATAAATCAGTTATTATATTATTCAATCTTTCAACTTCACCATCTATATCTTTCATAAATTCTCTATAAATCTCTATACCTGCTGATTCATCTTGAATCAAACTATTTGACAGGAGTTTTATAGAACTGAGAGGTGTTCTAAGTTCATGCGATACATTAGCAACAAAATCTTTTCTCTGAGCATCAACTTCACCAAGCTTTACACTCATACTGTTAAATGCACTACTTAGAAGACCAAATTCATCACTACTGTGTGTTTCTATTTTTTGTGAAAAATCGCCCTGAGACATTTTATTTATCGCTTGTATCATTCTATTTATTGGTTTAGACAAGTAATCCGCAAATCCAAAGCCTATTAAACTTATAAAAACCAGACCTATAAGTGATATAAGGTTTATTAAATCCTGTACCTCTTCTATGTTCTTTTTTATATCATTTAACGATGTGGATATAAATGTAACTCCTATAACCTTGTTATCAAGTCTAATTGGTACTGCAAGATACATTACTCTTCCAAACTCTTCAAATTCATGAGTTTCTACAGTAGTATCTCCTCCAAGTGCTTTTTTTATCTCGTCATGTTTTAATAACTTACCTTCTATTATTTGATTAGAATCTTTCAGTACTCTACCATTTTTGTCTAGTATGAGAACTCTAGAATTTAAGGTTTCTCCATAGCTTATTATTTGGCTACTCAAAAGTGCAAACGAATAATTTTGCTTTGGAATATCTATAAAGTACTTCACACTATTACTTATTACGTTAGCTTCCGAAAGAAGAGATACTTTTTTGTTTCTCACATAGGTTTCTTCCAAAGTACTCGCTATAAAAATATTTAATATGACTACAAAGAATAAAATAAGTAGTAAATACGTCGATATGAGTTTCCATCTTATACTCATAAATTTACTACGCTGCATACTTTCTATTACACTATTTCTATTCATAACCTTCTCCCAATATTTTATTTAAAGAAAGCGGCCAAATGGCCGCTCATACTATCTAATTCTAGCTTCTTCTTTTCCACCTCTAAAGTAATAGCCTACGCCCCACTTTGTAAGTATATATTCTGCCTGACTAGAATTTTCTTCTATTTTCTCACGTAAACGTCTTATATGGACATCCACCGTTCTCAAATCTCCAAAATACTCATATCCCCAAATTGTTTCCAATAACTCTTCTCGAGTAAATATCTTACCAGCATTTGTTGCAAGCAGTACAAGTAAATCAAATTCTTTTGCTGTTAGATTTACGTTTTTACCCTTTAAAGCCACCTTTCTTCCAAGTGTGTTGATCTTGAAGTCTTCTACTTCTATTACTTGATCTCCTATGGATATATCTTTTGGCTGAGCAGTTCTTCTAAGTATTGCCTTTATTCTAGCTTTTAATTCTAAAATATTAAATGGCTTAGTCAAATAGTCATCTGCACCAAATTCCAATCCCAAAATCTTGTTCATATCTTCTGTTTTTGCAGTAAGCATGATAATTGGAACATTTGATTTTTGTCTAATTTGCTGACACAAATCAAGTCCATCTATCTTTGGAAGCATAACATCTAATATAATCAAGTCATATTTGTTATTCAATGCTTTTTCTAAAGCTACCTCACCATCGTAAGCAACGTCTGTTTCATAGCGTTCTTGCTCTAAACTATACTTTAGGCCCTTTACTAATAATGTCTCATCATCAACGATGAGAATTTTTGTCGGTTCACCCATGATTTCACCCCACTTTAGTCTATAATTACATATTATCATAATCTCGCCAATGATTAAATAAAAATCGAATCAAGATTTGTAATTAAGACTTTACATTTTCGTAAAGTTTTCTAATATCTCCTTCGCGAATTGTTATCTTTTGGCTATCTAAGAATTCCAAAAATGCAACAGCATATTTACGACTTATTCCTAGTTTATCTCTAAATTCAGCCATAGTAATTCCACCATTTTCTGAAATATGCTTCTTCAAGTACTCTATTGCCTCATCATAGTATTTTTTATGATAAGTAACTATATTAGAAACTTTAATTAATGTTCCTTCTATAAGCATAGCATTATATATTTCGTTTACCAATGGTTGTTCTTTTTGACTATATGCTTCTATTATCTCAAAACTATTTTTTGGAGCATATGCTCCCTCTTCAAATTCTTTTGAAAGCGCATTGTATATTGCTCTCGATTCGTCATCATAGCTTTTCTCGAAATCATAAAGAGCTATAGCCTTGTCTTTCACCTTGATTTCTGATTTTGATTCAAGTAATTGAATAAACACATCAAATACATTTGAATTGACATTTTGAAAATATTTGCTTCTCATTTCTTCTTTTATAGCTCCATCTCTAAGTGGATAATCTCTATGAAAATCACTTAAGTGGTCTTTTAATTGTTGCACTAGCATCTGATATGAACTATCTGCTATATAATAATTTTCACTATATACTTTTAATTCGTGAATTTTATTTTCTTCTTTCAGATCACTTATATCTGCTTCTAGAATTTTATTTGACTGACCTAATTCAAGAGCTAGTGTTTTCATAGTAGCAAAATATCCTTTAGATTGCTTTATTTTATTTAAAACTAACTCATTGGAATCACCGGTTTCCATAAGTTCTATTTCCTTTAATGCATTTTCATCAAAGCGCTTTCGCTTTGGGGGATTTGGCTCTATTATAACACCTCCACCAATAGTATCCATCGGTGAATAAAATCTTAGGACAAATCTATCTTCTTTTTTCGCTACAATCTCTTCTTCAAGTCTAAGCTGTACATAAGCCTCTTCACCAGGCCCTACATATTCTCTGTCTAATACTACCGCTCTACAAAGCACTTCCCTCGCACCATGATACAATCTAAGTCTCGTTCTATTTTCAATAATTCTTGGAGCGTCTTTTAACATCTGAACTTTGACATCTAACATCATAGTATTAGTAAATGTCTTTGGCGGTGCCACAATATCTCCTCTTTCAATTTCACTTTTCTTGATATTTGAAAGATTTAAAGCAACTCTCTGTCCTGCATGAGCTTCATTAGACGCCTCTCCGTGAACTTGAATTCCCCTTATTTTTGTAGATTTACTCGCTGGATATACACTTACCTCATCCCCAACTTTAAATGTTCCCGATATAAGAGTTCCAGTTACTACAGTTCCAAATCCAGTAATTGTAAATATTCTATCTACCGGAAGTCTTGGGATACCTTCATCGCTCTTAGCTTCTATTTTTTCACTCATATCTGACAATAATTGTTTCAGTTCAGCTATACCTTCTCCTGAAACCGAATCAACTGACAATATTGGTGCATTTTCCAAAAAAGTACCTTCTAGTGAATCTTTTATATCTTCTTGCACTAATTCTAACCAATCTTCATCAACTAAATTCTTTTTTGTAAGAACTACTATACCATGATGTAATTCTAACATGTTTAATATATCTAAGTGTTCTTTTGTTTGCTTCATTATTCCTTCATCAGCAGCTATCACTAGCATTACCATATCCATGCCACTTACTCCAGCAAGCATGTTTTTTAGAAATCTCTCGTGACCTGGAACATCTACGATTCCTGCTTTAGTACCATTTTCTAAATCAAAATAAGTAAATCCAAGTTCTATAGATATACCTCTTTCTTTTTCTTGTTCTAAACGATCAGTCTCATGACCTGTAAGTGCCTTTATCAACGTTGTTTTACCATGATCTATATGACCAGCCGTTCCTATTATAAAGTTGCTCATTTATTCACTCCTCTACGTCATCTTATGCTTTTTTCAAAACTTCTTTAAATGTCTTTGCAATAT is part of the Tissierellales bacterium genome and harbors:
- a CDS encoding cell wall metabolism sensor histidine kinase WalK — translated: MNRNSVIESMQRSKFMSIRWKLISTYLLLILFFVVILNIFIASTLEETYVRNKKVSLLSEANVISNSVKYFIDIPKQNYSFALLSSQIISYGETLNSRVLILDKNGRVLKDSNQIIEGKLLKHDEIKKALGGDTTVETHEFEEFGRVMYLAVPIRLDNKVIGVTFISTSLNDIKKNIEEVQDLINLISLIGLVFISLIGFGFADYLSKPINRMIQAINKMSQGDFSQKIETHSSDEFGLLSSAFNSMSVKLGEVDAQRKDFVANVSHELRTPLSSIKLLSNSLIQDESAGIEIYREFMKDIDGEVERLNNIITDLLLLVDLDKKKLDVNLKPTYVNFLVGRIIKRLRPLAEEKRMSITFIEKDKLQLRLDSDKIQQSIINILHNAIKYTQEEGAIKVELYKENDFAAIKIEDNG
- a CDS encoding response regulator transcription factor; this encodes MGEPTKILIVDDETLLVKGLKYSLEQERYETDVAYDGEVALEKALNNKYDLIILDVMLPKIDGLDLCQQIRQKSNVPIIMLTAKTEDMNKILGLEFGADDYLTKPFNILELKARIKAILRRTAQPKDISIGDQVIEVEDFKINTLGRKVALKGKNVNLTAKEFDLLVLLATNAGKIFTREELLETIWGYEYFGDLRTVDVHIRRLREKIEENSSQAEYILTKWGVGYYFRGGKEEARIR
- the selB gene encoding selenocysteine-specific translation elongation factor, translating into MSNFIIGTAGHIDHGKTTLIKALTGHETDRLEQEKERGISIELGFTYFDLENGTKAGIVDVPGHERFLKNMLAGVSGMDMVMLVIAADEGIMKQTKEHLDILNMLELHHGIVVLTKKNLVDEDWLELVQEDIKDSLEGTFLENAPILSVDSVSGEGIAELKQLLSDMSEKIEAKSDEGIPRLPVDRIFTITGFGTVVTGTLISGTFKVGDEVSVYPASKSTKIRGIQVHGEASNEAHAGQRVALNLSNIKKSEIERGDIVAPPKTFTNTMMLDVKVQMLKDAPRIIENRTRLRLYHGAREVLCRAVVLDREYVGPGEEAYVQLRLEEEIVAKKEDRFVLRFYSPMDTIGGGVIIEPNPPKRKRFDENALKEIELMETGDSNELVLNKIKQSKGYFATMKTLALELGQSNKILEADISDLKEENKIHELKVYSENYYIADSSYQMLVQQLKDHLSDFHRDYPLRDGAIKEEMRSKYFQNVNSNVFDVFIQLLESKSEIKVKDKAIALYDFEKSYDDESRAIYNALSKEFEEGAYAPKNSFEIIEAYSQKEQPLVNEIYNAMLIEGTLIKVSNIVTYHKKYYDEAIEYLKKHISENGGITMAEFRDKLGISRKYAVAFLEFLDSQKITIREGDIRKLYENVKS